A window from bacterium encodes these proteins:
- a CDS encoding tetratricopeptide repeat protein — MADVTDATFAAEVVERSHTVAVVVDLWAPWCGPCKTLGPILEQAVAATDGAVELAKVNVDDNPQTAQAFQVQSIPAVYAMSDGKVVDGFIGAQGEAAVAEFVQRLIPTEKESEVEALVAAGDEDSLRRALELDADHEDAVVGLADLLVADGRGEEALDLLERIPETAEVRRIAALARTGPGAADNGDVEARLDDLLGRVKADPDARQEFVDLLEIMGSDDPRTSVYRRRLTTQLY; from the coding sequence ATGGCTGATGTGACTGATGCGACGTTTGCCGCTGAGGTAGTCGAGCGCTCCCACACCGTGGCGGTGGTGGTGGACTTGTGGGCGCCGTGGTGCGGTCCGTGCAAGACCCTGGGGCCGATCCTGGAGCAAGCGGTGGCGGCCACCGACGGGGCGGTGGAGCTGGCCAAGGTCAACGTGGACGACAACCCGCAGACTGCCCAGGCGTTCCAGGTGCAGAGCATTCCCGCGGTGTACGCCATGAGCGACGGCAAGGTGGTGGACGGATTCATCGGCGCCCAGGGCGAGGCCGCGGTGGCCGAGTTCGTGCAGCGTCTGATTCCCACCGAAAAGGAGAGCGAGGTGGAGGCTTTGGTGGCCGCCGGCGACGAGGACTCTCTGCGGCGGGCGTTGGAACTGGACGCCGACCACGAGGACGCCGTGGTGGGGCTAGCCGACTTGCTGGTGGCTGATGGTCGGGGCGAGGAGGCCCTCGATCTGCTGGAGCGGATTCCCGAGACCGCCGAGGTCCGTCGTATCGCCGCGTTGGCCCGCACCGGCCCGGGGGCCGCCGACAACGGAGATGTCGAGGCCCGCCTCGACGATCTGCTGGGCCGGGTGAAGGCCGATCCGGACGCCCGCCAGGAATTTGTGGACCTGTTGGAGATCATGGGGTCTGACGATCCCCGCACCTCGGTCTATCGTCGGCGCCTCACCACCCAGCTCTATTGA